One window of the Ureibacillus sp. FSL W7-1570 genome contains the following:
- a CDS encoding putative DNA-binding protein — MLLEKTTRMNFLFDFYQALLTDKQRAYMELYYLDDLSLGEIAESYKVSRQAVYDNIRRTEAMLEEYEDKLKLFEKFQKRQETIEKLVAAIQEKAPVEEQLQLIDQLKETD; from the coding sequence ATGTTACTTGAAAAAACGACGCGGATGAATTTTCTCTTCGACTTTTATCAAGCCTTGTTAACGGATAAACAGCGCGCATACATGGAGCTTTATTATTTGGATGATCTTTCCTTGGGGGAAATTGCAGAAAGTTACAAAGTCTCACGACAAGCTGTATACGATAACATCCGCCGCACGGAGGCAATGCTTGAAGAATATGAAGATAAACTGAAATTATTCGAAAAGTTTCAAAAGCGTCAGGAAACGATTGAAAAGCTGGTTGCCGCAATACAAGAGAAAGCGCCTGTGGAAGAACAATTACAATTAATCGATCAATTAAAAGAAACGGATTAG